Sequence from the bacterium genome:
CGTGAAACCGGCGCCGGCCACCCCGCTGACCGCCTACTACATCGCCGACCTGATGGAACGCTGCGGCGCCCCGGCGGGCACAGTCAACCTGGTGCTCCCCGAGCCGCCGAATGAGGCCACGGCGGCGATGCTGGCGCACCGGGCCGTCCGCAAGGTGTCCTTCACGGGCTCCATAGCGGTCGGCAAGCACCTGCTGCGCCTCGCCGCCGACCGGGTGCTGCGGACCAGCATGGAGTTGGGCGGCAACGCCCCGTTCGTGGTGCTGGCCGACGCCGACGTGGAGGTGGCCACCGAGGCCGCCATCGCCGCCAAGATGCGCAACACCGGCGCCACCTGCGTCGCTCCCAACCGGCTGTACGTACACGAGCGCGTCGCTGACGACTTCACCGAGGCGCTCAGCGCCCGCATGGCCGGCCTCACCGTCGGCTACGACCGGCAGCCCGACGCCCAGGTCGGCGCGCTGATCAGCACCCGCGAGCGCGAGAAGGTCGCCGGTCTCGTGACCTCGGCCGTGGACCGAGGCGCCAAGGTGGTGACCGGCGGGCGGGCGCCGGGGGGCGACGGCTATTTCTACGAGCCGACCGTGCTGGCCGACGTGGCGCCGGACGCGCCCATCCTGGCCAGGGAGATCTTCGGACCGGTGGCCCCGCTCGTGCGTTTCGGCGACGAGGCCCGCGCGATCGAGATGGCCAACCACACCGACGCCGGGCTGATCGCCTACGTCATGAGCGGCGACCTGGGCCACGGTCTGGCCGTCGGCGAGCAGCTCGATGCGGGCATGGTGGCCGTGAACAGGGGGATCATCTCCGACGCCTCGGCCCCGTTCGGGGGCGTCAAGGAGAGCGGCATAGGCCGGGAGGGCGGTTTCGAGGGGATCGAGGAGTACCTCGAGCGCAAGTACGTGGCGAGCAACTGGTAGCGGCCGCGGCGGACCGTCCTCCCCCGCCCCGACGGGCGCTGACCGTCACGCCGCGGCGCCGGGGCCGACAGCGGCGGCAAGTGCCGGACACCGCCCGGCGGATAGAATGGTCGACGGTGTTCTGACGCTCCGTCCGGGGTGACCGAGACCCTCGGTCCGCCACCACACCCGCGGAACCGCGCAAGAGCCGACCCCCGAGGCCCGATTGCAGTACCGAGTCGACCGGCAATGAACAGACCCCGCGACTACGACAACCCGGGCTACGAGCGGGCCCGCGGGTCGCACCCCGAGATGGCGGACAACTACGTCGCGCACACCGTGATCGCCGACCCGATAGCCGACGCGGCAGTGGATGCGCTCACGTCGCTTGATCGATTGGACGCCAGCCGGCTCGTCGGCGCCTATATGGACAACACGGACGGGGAAGCCCTGCCCGATGCGCCGGCGGCGGTCCGCGAGCTCTTCGAGGACGCCACGACCCCGCCCGGCTGGCTGGACCTGCCCGCGCTCGCCCCGGCCGTGCGGAT
This genomic interval carries:
- a CDS encoding NAD-dependent succinate-semialdehyde dehydrogenase codes for the protein MIDALDRLGGLLVDGDSPRADGRLDVFDPTTGDMIAGVATSTTDDCLAAVEAAAQAAEGWATSPPRERAEILRRCYETMMAEQTEIAELLQLENGKPMAEALGEVAYAADFFRWFSEEAVRVAGEVRRSPLGDKRIIVLPEPVGVSLQITPWNFPAAMPVRKIAPALAAGCTTIVKPAPATPLTAYYIADLMERCGAPAGTVNLVLPEPPNEATAAMLAHRAVRKVSFTGSIAVGKHLLRLAADRVLRTSMELGGNAPFVVLADADVEVATEAAIAAKMRNTGATCVAPNRLYVHERVADDFTEALSARMAGLTVGYDRQPDAQVGALISTREREKVAGLVTSAVDRGAKVVTGGRAPGGDGYFYEPTVLADVAPDAPILAREIFGPVAPLVRFGDEARAIEMANHTDAGLIAYVMSGDLGHGLAVGEQLDAGMVAVNRGIISDASAPFGGVKESGIGREGGFEGIEEYLERKYVASNW